Proteins found in one Aspergillus chevalieri M1 DNA, chromosome 2, nearly complete sequence genomic segment:
- a CDS encoding uncharacterized protein (COG:Q;~EggNog:ENOG410PH79;~InterPro:IPR017871,IPR027417,IPR003593,IPR039421, IPR011527,IPR003439,IPR036640;~PFAM:PF00005,PF00664;~TransMembrane:11 (o22-43i59-82o94-113i120-141o157-178i250-271o283-301i363-385o391-409i467-495o507-525i);~go_component: GO:0016021 - integral component of membrane [Evidence IEA];~go_function: GO:0005524 - ATP binding [Evidence IEA];~go_function: GO:0016887 - ATPase activity [Evidence IEA];~go_function: GO:0042626 - ATPase-coupled transmembrane transporter activity [Evidence IEA];~go_process: GO:0055085 - transmembrane transport [Evidence IEA]), with translation MTAKMIDFSPTRSPAHQAVDAIHGFVPLVAGLFYLVSAAILAFRRDRQGEVRRRPSRAVALWPALAIFAAYAFETAVLFYLTYPGRAMGSLDEIMYSFSSSFSWFILLLDFNWFHKSQALWYPLGGCSAIYLIAETLLLAFCSPSVAPVTILNAIRIFRLVILILLVGIVAISQAIAIHCRPVDEERVPLLQDDRTRNLDNAYHYYGSISRNPVRHPQGRDYQGGLEYFNRQITFLAPFFWPGSRPYFRYFGIWLCLMVDRVLLVLVPLQLGKVTDALTRSGTFSNGDIAMTIFVCVLKFSKSPAVAQKYLWVAIENHSYSMLSKAAFDKATTLACELNRKRNLDRLWESVNRGLSARHVFRAIISHIIPTAIDLLVGVCVLYYIYGAYMALVLATVVALSIWSSREIYRKLQVKQRRFIDDMNREQHILRDWTSSWQTALYSNRIPYEETRYSLAVRDHLNSSSRLSLWFCFDSVLQSAITVPGLMGGGLLAAFQVSWGVKSLGSFIMLLMYLTPLGLHLQVFVREVRDVLLGLADVDELLKLFGRASNAPNHMAVAPLCCDQGAIEFEDVQFAYRGQKRALKGVSFHVQAGQTVALAGATGSGKSTVLGLLLRLYDPLQGNVRIDGQDIRHATLESLRSSIGIVPQDPVLFHDTIMNNVMYANFSATEGQVYDACKAVALHDRFVSLGDGYHTIIGDGGVKLSGGELQRLAIARVIIQNPKIILLDGATSSVDSSTEALIQRNLKRLWRGKTILITSHRLSTVSKADNIIVLRHGRLVEQGSHSSLLRTNSYYRRLLSRQIKEKLSPAMIESTGPAQEQRATEESVKGKVATQQMGDLIEMDDSRSVTETGPILAVSKMRRMRSYKKVGSPDVKENSRSVNNEPWRRSPLKPDAPVFVPLSQRAALRKADESDAENCLADTENMRETSGATIGNNSSAGYSLENGKDSKRKRHDGSRRASSVLRQSSNEVIFAYPKKARKRMGSKRFPILRRERTESEPIGIGLMTDTYEQ, from the exons ATGACGGCAAAAATGATTGACTTCAGCCCAACAAGATCACCGGCTCATCAAGCTGTCGATGCCATTCATGGCTTCGTCCCCCTTGTCGCTGGTCTCTTCTACCTGGTTTCTGCAGCCATACTGGCTTTCCGCAGGGACAGACAGGGAGAGGTCAGACGAAGGCCGTCTCGAGCTGTTGCTTTGTGGCCGGCACTTGCCATTTTTGCCGCATAT GCATTCGAGACCGCCGTGCTATTCTACTTGACCTATCCGGGAAGAGCCATGGGTTCCTTGGACGAGATC ATGTACTCCTTTAGCTCCTCGTTCTCCTGGTTCATATTGCTTCTCGACTTCAATTGGTTCCACAAGTCACAAGCTCTATGGTACCCTCTTGGAGGATGCTCAGCGATCTACCTAATTGCCGAAACTCTTCTGCTTGCGTTTTGTTCACCCTCAGTGGCGCCAGTGACCATACTCAATGCCATTCGAATATTCCGCTTGGTAATTCTTATATTACTTGTTGGCATCGTGGCCATATCACAAGCAATTGCCATCCATTGCAGGCCTGTTGACGAAGAACGGGTGCCTTTGCTCCAAGACGATCGAACCCGCAACCTGGATAATGCCTACCACTACTATGGTTCAATATCTCGGAATCCTGTTCGTCATCCTCAGGGCAGAGATTACCAAGGCGGCTTGGAGTATTTTAATCGCCAGATCACA TTTCTCGCGCCGTTCTTTTGGCCCGGTAGCCGGCCATACTTCCGTTATTTCGGTATTTGGCTCTGCTTGATGGTTGATCGTGTTCTCCTCGTGCTCGTCCCTTTGCAGCTGGGCAAAGTAACGGATGCTCTGACACGTAGCG GAACGTTTTCTAATGGGGATATTGCCATGACTATCTTCGTTTGCGTCTTAAAGTTCAGCAAAAGTCCAGCCGTTGCGCAGAAGTACCTATGGGTGGCCATCGAAAATCACTCTTACTCCATGCTTAGCAAGGCTGCCTTTGACAAAGCTACGACACTGGCATGTGAGCTTAACAGGAAGAGAAACCTGGACAGACTTTGGGAATCTGTCAATCGTGGGCTATCCGCCCGACATGTCTTCCGTGCTATTATTTCCCACATCATCCCGACCGCGATCGATCTTCTGGTGGGCGTATGCGTGCTGTACTATATATACGGTGCCTATATGGCTTTGGTCCTTGCGACAGTGGTGGCTCTTTCCATCTGGTCATCCAGGGAGATATATCGCAAGTTGCAGGTCAAGCAGAGGCGCTTTATCGATGACATGAACAGAGAGCAGCATATTCTCCGAGATTGGACGTCGAGTTGGCAGACCGCGCTATATTCTAACCGCATCCCATATGAGGAAACACGATACTCCTTAGCCGTCAGGGACCATTTGAATTCATCATCCAGACTCTCATTATGGTTTTGCTTTGACTCGGTGTTGCAGTCGGCCATCACCGTACCAGGGCTTATGGGAGGTGGTCTGTTGGCGGCTTTCCAAGTTAGCTGGGGAGTCAAATCACTCGGCAGTTTTATTATGTTGCTGATGTATTTGACGCCCCTGGGTCTGCATCTTCAGGTCTTTGTGAGAGAGGTCCGTGATGTCCTCCTGGGCCTTGCAGATGTTGATGAGCTGCTCAAACTGTTTGGTAGGGCTTCGAACGCTCCCAATCATATGGCAGTAGCTCCATTATGTTGCGACCAAGGTGCCATTGAATTCGAGGACGTTCAATTTGCATATAGGGGGCAAAAGAGAGCGCTGAAAGGGGTCAGTTTTCACGTTCAAGCCGGTCAGACAGTGGCTCTCGCGGGTGCGACTGGAAGTGGCAAATCGACTGTCCTAGGTCTCCTCTTGCGCTTGTATGATCCGCTTCAAGGAAATGTCAGAATCGATGGACAAGATATTCGCCATGCCACGCTGGAGAGTTTGCGTTCGAGTATTGGTATTGTGCCACAAGATCCAGTTCTATTCCACGATACGATCATGAACAATGTCATGTATGCGAATTTTTCTGCTACCGAGGGACAGGTGTATGATGCGTGCAAAGCCGTGGCTCTTCATGACAGATTTGTATCGCTTGGGGATGGTTATCATACCATAATCGGAGACGGCGGTGTGAAACTGTCTGGTGGAGAGCTTCAGCGACTCGCGATTGCACGAGTGATAATCCAGAACCCTAAGATCATTCTCTTGGATGGCGCGACGAGCAGTGTGGATAGCAGCACGGAAGCCTTGATCCAGAGAAATTTGAAGCGACTGTGGAGAGGAAAGACAATACTCATCACTTC ACATCGTCTTTCGACGGTCTCTAAAGCAGACAATATCATCGTCCTTCGACATGGCCGCCTCGTCGAACAAGGATCTCACAGCTCATTATTGAGAACAAACAGCTACTATCGTCGTCTCTTGTCACGGCAGATCAAGGAAAAACTCTCCCCAGCCATGATTGAAAGTACAGGCCCAGCTCAAGAGCAAAGAGCAACCGAAGAATCCGTGAAAGGAAAAGTGGCTACTCAACAAATGGGCGACCTCATAGAGATGGATGACTCTCGGTCTGTAACAGAGACTGGGCCAATCCTCGCAGTGTCCAAGATGCGCCGCATGAGATCCTACAAAAAGGTTGGTTCGCCTGACGTAAAGGAGAACTCCAGGAGCGTCAACAACGAACCTTGGAGAAGGAGCCCTCTGAAGCCGGACGCTCCAGTGTTCGTTCCTCTTTCGCAGCGAGCAGCCCTAAGAAAGGCAGACGAGTCCGACGCAGAGAATTGTTTGGCTGATACAGAAAACATGCGAGAAACTTCTGGTGCGACTATCGGGAATAACAGTTCGGCAGGCTATTCTTTGGAGAATGGAAAGGACTCGAAGCGAAAGCGTCATGACGGCAGTAGACGGGCTTCCTCTGTCTTGCGACAATCAAGCAACGAAGTGATTTTTGCATACCCAAAGAAGGCGCGAAAAAGGATGGGGTCAAAGAGGTTTCCTATTCTTCGCAGGGAGCGTACTGAAAGCGAACCTATTGGTATAGGACTGATGACCGACACTTATGAGCAGTGA